A stretch of Deltaproteobacteria bacterium DNA encodes these proteins:
- a CDS encoding NAD-dependent succinate-semialdehyde dehydrogenase, with protein MVYRTLNPATEELIKTYPEIGWDEVKRRAEKSQEAFRQWRKSSLPHRRELFIKLAKRLREEKSRHATIMTMEMGKPIVEAETEIEKCALGCEFYAENSENFLKEERLQSDASKSYVRFDPLGTILIIMPWNFPYWQAFRCSIPAIMAGNAVLLKHAPNVPDTALHIESLYREAGFPEGLFQNLFCSNEVAAQLIESPYIEGVSLTGSTRAGSQVASVAGKSIKKTVLELGGSDPFIVFPDADLEKCIPMALRSRFLNAGQSCIAAKRFIITQEIAPAFEEKFLQAIVAQKVGNPMERETKIGPMAREDLVENLSRQVEESKKKGAVCLTGGTRRPGKGYFYQPTFLKEVQSEMVVCKEETFGPVASMIVVKNEEEAIDLANRTPYGLGASIWTRNTHRAEEIAKGIDAGNVFINGMTKSDPRLPFGGSKRSGYGRELSVFGIREFTNIKTVWIA; from the coding sequence ATGGTCTATAGAACCTTAAATCCGGCCACGGAAGAACTTATCAAAACCTATCCCGAGATTGGATGGGATGAGGTCAAGAGGCGTGCTGAAAAGAGCCAGGAGGCGTTTCGGCAATGGCGGAAGAGCTCGCTTCCTCATCGTCGCGAACTTTTTATAAAACTGGCGAAGAGACTCCGTGAGGAAAAGTCAAGGCATGCGACAATCATGACGATGGAGATGGGGAAGCCGATTGTCGAAGCGGAGACAGAGATTGAGAAATGCGCCTTGGGTTGTGAATTCTACGCTGAAAATTCAGAAAATTTTTTGAAAGAAGAGAGGCTTCAGAGTGACGCCAGCAAGAGCTATGTCCGTTTTGATCCGCTGGGAACGATCCTCATCATCATGCCCTGGAATTTTCCCTATTGGCAGGCTTTTCGTTGTTCCATCCCGGCGATCATGGCGGGAAATGCCGTTCTTCTGAAGCATGCCCCGAATGTTCCGGATACAGCCCTTCATATAGAAAGTTTGTATCGGGAGGCCGGTTTTCCTGAAGGACTGTTTCAGAACCTCTTCTGCTCGAATGAGGTCGCGGCCCAGTTGATCGAGTCGCCTTATATCGAGGGTGTCTCACTGACCGGCAGTACGCGGGCGGGGAGTCAGGTTGCCTCGGTGGCGGGAAAATCAATCAAGAAAACGGTTTTGGAACTCGGGGGGTCGGATCCGTTCATTGTTTTTCCCGATGCCGATCTTGAAAAATGCATCCCGATGGCGCTTCGCTCCCGTTTCTTGAATGCGGGACAGAGTTGTATTGCGGCGAAACGCTTTATCATCACCCAGGAGATTGCGCCTGCCTTTGAAGAGAAGTTTCTCCAGGCGATTGTCGCCCAGAAGGTGGGGAATCCGATGGAACGGGAGACCAAGATTGGTCCCATGGCACGGGAGGATCTGGTTGAGAATCTCTCACGGCAGGTTGAGGAATCAAAAAAGAAAGGTGCGGTTTGTCTGACGGGTGGGACGCGTCGCCCCGGAAAAGGTTATTTTTATCAACCAACTTTTCTGAAGGAGGTTCAATCGGAGATGGTGGTTTGTAAGGAAGAGACCTTTGGTCCGGTTGCCTCAATGATCGTTGTTAAAAATGAAGAAGAGGCGATCGATCTCGCGAATCGAACCCCTTATGGTTTGGGGGCGAGTATTTGGACCCGCAACACCCATCGTGCGGAAGAGATTGCCAAGGGCATTGATGCCGGGAATGTCTTCATCAACGGAATGACCAAATCGGATCCCCGCCTGCCGTTTGGTGGATCAAAGCGCTCCGGTTACGGGCGGGAACTCTCGGTTTTCGGGATTCGGGAGTTTACGAATATCAAGACGGTCTGGATTGCCTAA
- a CDS encoding nucleoside deaminase gives MTPLDEKFMKAALREAEKAYAKDEVPIGAVAVTEGKIVARAHNIRELTQDPLGHAEILLLKKLSRKLGSWRLPNLTIYVTLEPCLMCMGALLQARIHRLVFGVMDPKAGACGSLYDLSRDLRLNHRFQTTKGVLAADCLKILKAFFVQRRRARALK, from the coding sequence ATGACTCCTCTCGATGAGAAATTCATGAAGGCGGCCCTCCGGGAGGCCGAAAAGGCGTATGCCAAGGATGAGGTGCCGATTGGAGCGGTGGCGGTCACAGAAGGCAAGATCGTGGCGCGAGCCCACAATATTCGTGAATTAACACAAGATCCATTGGGTCACGCCGAAATTTTACTACTCAAGAAGCTATCTCGAAAACTTGGGTCATGGCGATTGCCTAACCTGACAATCTACGTCACCTTAGAACCTTGTCTTATGTGTATGGGGGCACTTCTGCAGGCGCGAATTCATCGTCTGGTTTTTGGTGTTATGGACCCAAAGGCGGGGGCGTGTGGCTCGCTCTACGATCTTTCCAGGGATTTAAGGTTGAATCATCGTTTTCAAACTACGAAGGGGGTGTTGGCAGCAGATTGCTTGAAAATCCTCAAGGCGTTCTTTGTTCAAAGGCGTCGTGCTCGGGCTTTAAAATAG
- a CDS encoding ATP-binding protein, whose translation MIEEFMNHNLFWKDLELFKRQDPHLSFLKGLKFVHPLDWWREIDWSQPGIYLLTGGRQLGKTTSTKLLIDDSLKASRFFPQNIFYLPCDQLESHLDLGRMIRLFLEQISGPFLIIVDEVTYVREWDRAIKALADEGQFRRGFCIVTGSDSIILKEAMSRFPGRRGEAEKTDFHLTPLDFREYLELTDPPLLASGNAEKLFEPFDAYLQCGGYLRAINNLHQQGTVSPATFATFEQWIRGDFEKRGKSSEQLCQILKALLETLGSQVTFSTLAQRIGEISKPTVIDYCQMLERLDILFDLQAYDQNKRIGFPRKARKFHFWDPFILETVSRWLRRDLHLKQEIDLTSVKVESVTASTFKRRFPTFYHKGKGEIDVVTLVYKKPVCLEVKWTGQIRSWDLEELQKKKPSFILTKISSPGILSGVQAIPLPLFLINFEKFIGPAMDSREFADNPR comes from the coding sequence ATGATTGAAGAATTTATGAATCACAACCTCTTTTGGAAGGATCTAGAACTCTTCAAAAGGCAGGACCCGCATCTTTCTTTTCTCAAGGGGCTAAAATTTGTCCATCCCCTCGACTGGTGGCGGGAGATCGACTGGTCCCAGCCGGGGATCTACCTCCTAACAGGGGGGCGTCAGCTGGGCAAGACGACTTCGACGAAGCTCCTGATTGACGATTCATTGAAAGCCAGCCGATTTTTTCCTCAAAATATTTTTTACCTCCCATGCGACCAACTGGAAAGCCATCTCGACTTGGGACGGATGATCCGGCTTTTCTTGGAACAAATCAGCGGACCCTTCTTGATCATCGTTGATGAAGTGACCTACGTTCGGGAATGGGACCGGGCGATCAAGGCCCTTGCCGACGAGGGTCAGTTTCGGAGGGGATTCTGCATTGTCACCGGTTCCGACAGCATTATTCTGAAAGAGGCGATGTCAAGATTTCCGGGCCGAAGGGGCGAGGCGGAAAAGACGGACTTCCACCTGACCCCCCTCGATTTCCGCGAATACCTTGAGCTCACCGATCCACCACTCCTTGCATCAGGTAATGCGGAAAAATTATTCGAACCCTTTGACGCTTATCTCCAGTGCGGGGGCTACCTCCGGGCTATCAATAACCTCCATCAGCAAGGAACCGTTTCTCCGGCCACGTTTGCGACCTTCGAACAATGGATTCGCGGTGACTTTGAAAAAAGGGGGAAGAGTTCGGAGCAGCTTTGTCAGATCCTCAAGGCACTCCTCGAAACCCTTGGCTCTCAAGTGACTTTCTCAACGCTCGCCCAGAGGATCGGAGAGATCAGCAAACCGACCGTCATCGATTACTGTCAGATGCTGGAACGGCTCGATATCCTGTTTGACTTGCAGGCCTATGATCAAAACAAGAGGATCGGATTTCCGCGCAAGGCCAGGAAATTCCATTTTTGGGATCCGTTCATCCTCGAAACCGTATCCCGATGGCTCCGGCGGGATCTCCATCTGAAACAGGAGATTGATCTCACATCGGTAAAGGTGGAATCGGTGACGGCGTCAACCTTTAAGAGGCGATTTCCCACTTTCTACCATAAAGGGAAAGGAGAGATCGATGTTGTGACGCTGGTCTACAAAAAGCCGGTCTGTCTCGAGGTCAAGTGGACCGGACAGATTCGATCCTGGGATTTAGAAGAGCTCCAAAAGAAAAAACCATCCTTTATACTCACCAAGATTTCTTCCCCAGGTATCCTTTCAGGTGTTCAGGCGATTCCGCTTCCCCTTTTTCTCATCAACTTCGAGAAGTTTATTGGGCCGGCTATGGACTCAAGGGAGTTTGCTGATAATCCGCGGTAG
- a CDS encoding DedA family protein, with protein sequence MSFAGLIEIFLHLDVHLNEWIGLLGPWIYLLLFLIIFCETGLVITPFLPGDSLLFALGALAATDQAVLRLPLLMILLMAAAVLGDAVNYSIGRRIGPKVFREGARWWLSKKHLLATEAFYERHGGKTIVIARFMPIIRTFAPFVAGVGTMTYRRFAVFNVAGALLWVFAFLLGGYYFGNIPAVKRNFEFVILGIVALSCMPLFLRLVKGLRKAKRL encoded by the coding sequence ATGAGTTTTGCCGGTTTGATTGAGATATTTCTCCATCTCGATGTTCATTTAAATGAATGGATTGGATTGTTAGGCCCCTGGATCTATCTTTTATTGTTTCTCATCATCTTCTGCGAGACGGGGTTAGTGATAACTCCCTTCCTACCCGGAGATTCTCTGCTATTTGCCTTGGGGGCGCTCGCGGCGACTGATCAGGCGGTCTTGAGGCTCCCGTTATTGATGATCCTGCTTATGGCTGCCGCCGTCTTGGGTGATGCCGTCAACTATTCGATAGGGAGACGCATTGGTCCGAAGGTCTTTCGAGAAGGGGCCCGTTGGTGGCTGAGCAAAAAACATCTTTTGGCAACGGAGGCGTTTTATGAACGTCATGGAGGCAAGACGATCGTGATCGCCCGGTTCATGCCGATCATCCGGACCTTCGCCCCTTTCGTGGCCGGCGTTGGTACGATGACGTATCGTCGGTTTGCGGTTTTTAATGTGGCAGGGGCCCTCCTTTGGGTCTTCGCCTTTCTGCTCGGTGGCTATTATTTTGGGAATATCCCTGCGGTGAAGAGAAACTTCGAATTTGTCATCCTGGGGATTGTTGCTCTCTCTTGTATGCCACTTTTCTTAAGGCTTGTTAAAGGATTGAGAAAGGCCAAGCGCCTCTGA
- a CDS encoding S8 family serine peptidase, with product MTGKVRERTLPIPSFPFENNRFRLPKQPNSCGQTDLYCQAINKAHQLDTNKDARLTLREFIHDPAVWTPALRDILRKSLAKAYQQQKLSPLLKQPDLSIFESIDPTNEEQLFKIESLLGLMPPVFLPKIYKATSDEYLKAELLVRIGSFYDPSFIPFLRKVAKEASEERRDVAIITLGDLGDVWLIQQFSKEVREGVADNPTLIAISALAYKNDKALSLLIEAHKKLEQQKEALLLNGPEPDDKRHAYANALDENRHKREVLLVGLANSRRREALPILLDAAFRQTGQHEEKLDLFLQIGFVSPDEMSQKITRYLEPAEPFHTRLKAAKYLLKNEIATEVDRQKIREIVLEGIRQEDPGVLNIVEEYHLEDREMISLILQRAQGTFLTYKTLLFGVKPLFTILARHIHEEPAIAPFFETVYRQEKYSRHLYDLLIAWKPHLPPKEWTQKVLGLLTRPPGTNLDVGSRRGGFSDTAMEFVGLANRFPQVEFVAPALSLVARTIEANPTRFTYLLGSFDKIFTPAPEQIGTEWFERLDRFVASPLPDAAMQDERLVTTLYLLSFASNPQAAAKMIAHLPMIQKLANGPHKEIIDDLLLRSLKRHPKPFYQLLVKIADPGQAKLLLSNIVYTEDPAWIPRLRTIEKSHPQRGMRRAVQATRILLGDLEGMEEAIAELRPLFSEESLKEISAMAQTSHYNRLFQSGGNKAVDEAHTLPLGLEEIHERVDPRTGLKLTGQGQSSIIIDPDFPGLHGGGGLSGRMRVEEASDLVPIQKRLRPVPGREPQTTHGVNIASVLAGETTGVAPGSRVIGINLPFERMTFHDWVDSLSSLYEWAARQKEKDPSLRVINISVWSNQFLGGQDVAVFQQSPQYQRLQANLDRLEKVGILLVVGAGNRNIDEWGPLGNLNFWGLFEEKVLVVGASDTRETAEAYDDEVASFSSRAGHLGQQSLLIAPGSDLLVATPDNKYEITSGTSFAAPFVAGLIQIMYQVNPSLRPEEVRRILRLSAHHLTGFSEKEEGAGQIDPRRAIALAAFAESRTRGQEISEALGLSQSFNKP from the coding sequence ATGACAGGCAAGGTTCGAGAAAGAACGCTCCCGATCCCCTCTTTCCCATTTGAAAACAATCGATTCAGATTACCCAAACAGCCCAATTCTTGCGGACAGACCGATCTTTACTGTCAGGCAATCAACAAGGCCCATCAACTCGATACAAATAAAGACGCCCGACTCACCTTACGGGAGTTCATTCATGATCCTGCCGTCTGGACACCCGCCTTAAGAGACATCCTCAGAAAGAGCCTTGCCAAGGCCTATCAACAGCAAAAACTGAGTCCCCTCTTGAAACAGCCGGATCTCTCAATTTTTGAGTCAATCGATCCGACCAACGAGGAACAGCTCTTCAAGATTGAATCTCTCCTCGGTCTCATGCCACCCGTCTTTCTGCCAAAAATCTACAAGGCAACATCGGATGAATATCTCAAGGCAGAGCTTCTGGTACGAATCGGTTCATTTTATGACCCCTCCTTCATCCCGTTCTTGAGGAAGGTTGCCAAAGAGGCCTCTGAAGAGAGAAGGGATGTGGCGATTATCACGCTCGGGGATCTTGGGGATGTCTGGCTGATCCAACAGTTTAGCAAAGAGGTACGGGAGGGGGTCGCGGACAACCCGACTCTGATCGCTATTTCGGCGCTCGCCTACAAAAATGACAAGGCGTTGAGTCTTCTCATTGAGGCCCACAAGAAACTTGAACAGCAGAAAGAGGCTCTCCTGCTTAACGGACCTGAACCCGATGACAAAAGGCACGCCTACGCCAATGCCCTTGATGAGAATCGGCATAAGAGAGAGGTCCTTCTGGTGGGATTAGCCAATTCCCGACGACGTGAGGCACTCCCGATCCTGCTTGATGCCGCCTTCCGGCAGACCGGCCAACACGAGGAAAAACTCGACCTCTTTTTACAGATCGGTTTTGTCTCTCCCGATGAGATGTCTCAAAAAATCACCCGGTATCTGGAACCGGCAGAGCCGTTCCACACGCGCCTGAAGGCGGCCAAGTACCTTCTTAAGAATGAAATCGCGACCGAGGTCGATCGACAAAAGATCCGGGAGATTGTCCTCGAAGGGATTCGCCAGGAGGACCCCGGCGTCCTGAATATTGTAGAAGAGTACCACCTTGAGGACCGAGAGATGATATCCCTTATCTTGCAGCGGGCCCAAGGTACTTTCCTCACCTATAAAACCCTCTTGTTTGGAGTAAAACCACTTTTTACCATCCTGGCCCGCCACATCCATGAAGAGCCGGCAATCGCTCCCTTCTTTGAAACCGTTTACCGGCAGGAGAAATACAGCCGACACCTCTACGACCTCCTCATCGCCTGGAAACCTCATCTGCCACCAAAAGAGTGGACCCAAAAAGTCTTGGGACTCCTGACACGCCCTCCGGGGACCAATTTGGACGTGGGATCCCGAAGAGGCGGTTTCTCAGACACCGCCATGGAGTTTGTCGGGCTGGCCAACAGATTTCCCCAGGTCGAATTCGTCGCCCCTGCGTTGTCATTGGTCGCCCGTACCATTGAGGCGAATCCAACCCGATTCACCTATCTTTTGGGTTCATTTGATAAAATCTTCACACCAGCCCCCGAACAAATCGGAACAGAATGGTTTGAGCGTTTAGATCGATTTGTCGCCTCTCCCCTTCCCGATGCAGCGATGCAGGATGAAAGGCTCGTGACGACCCTTTATCTGCTCTCTTTTGCCTCCAATCCCCAGGCGGCCGCCAAAATGATCGCCCATCTCCCGATGATCCAAAAACTAGCGAATGGCCCCCATAAGGAGATAATAGATGATCTATTGTTACGATCTCTCAAAAGACACCCGAAACCGTTCTACCAACTTCTGGTTAAAATAGCCGACCCAGGACAGGCCAAATTGCTGCTGTCGAATATCGTTTATACAGAGGACCCTGCCTGGATCCCGAGACTCAGAACTATTGAGAAAAGCCATCCACAGCGGGGAATGAGACGAGCGGTACAAGCTACGAGAATCCTCCTCGGTGACCTTGAAGGCATGGAAGAGGCGATCGCTGAGCTCAGGCCCCTTTTCAGTGAAGAGAGCCTCAAAGAGATCTCTGCAATGGCTCAAACAAGCCACTACAACAGACTCTTCCAATCTGGGGGGAACAAGGCGGTTGATGAGGCGCACACCCTCCCGCTCGGACTGGAAGAGATTCATGAGCGGGTTGATCCAAGAACAGGTTTGAAGCTAACGGGCCAAGGTCAATCCTCGATCATCATCGATCCCGACTTTCCAGGACTCCATGGAGGGGGTGGGCTGTCAGGTCGTATGAGGGTCGAAGAGGCGTCAGACCTTGTCCCGATTCAAAAGAGGTTGAGACCGGTCCCAGGACGCGAACCTCAGACCACGCATGGGGTCAATATCGCATCTGTCCTGGCAGGGGAAACAACCGGTGTCGCCCCGGGATCCCGCGTAATTGGCATTAATCTCCCCTTTGAGAGGATGACCTTCCATGACTGGGTTGATTCCCTGAGCTCTCTCTATGAATGGGCCGCGAGACAAAAGGAAAAAGATCCATCACTTCGGGTCATTAATATCTCCGTCTGGAGCAATCAATTCCTTGGGGGACAGGATGTCGCCGTCTTTCAACAATCCCCGCAGTATCAACGGCTACAAGCAAATCTTGATCGGTTGGAAAAGGTTGGGATTCTCCTCGTCGTTGGAGCGGGGAACAGAAATATAGACGAGTGGGGCCCGCTCGGAAATTTGAATTTTTGGGGTCTTTTTGAGGAAAAAGTTCTTGTGGTCGGTGCCTCGGATACACGGGAAACGGCTGAGGCCTACGACGACGAGGTCGCCTCTTTCTCCTCAAGGGCGGGGCATTTGGGTCAGCAAAGCCTCCTGATCGCCCCAGGATCTGACCTGCTCGTAGCGACTCCCGACAATAAATATGAAATCACGTCTGGGACCTCATTTGCGGCGCCATTCGTCGCAGGGTTGATCCAAATCATGTATCAGGTAAACCCCTCTTTGAGACCTGAGGAGGTCCGGAGGATCCTGAGACTCTCTGCTCACCACCTGACCGGATTCTCGGAGAAAGAGGAGGGGGCCGGCCAGATTGATCCAAGGCGGGCAATCGCGTTGGCCGCCTTTGCCGAATCGAGAACGAGGGGTCAGGAGATTTCAGAGGCGCTTGGCCTTTCTCAATCCTTTAACAAGCCTTAA
- a CDS encoding pyridoxal phosphate-dependent aminotransferase, whose product MDSINSIEKTFRQLQTEGHEILRLFSGNPNEQGIRFPPEILQEIYQDYFRCQEYSPHPKGLLIAREAIAAYYAEQGVSVDPENIILTSGTSESFFYLFSLLAKPGENFLTPNPSYPLFDWIAHLTHVELRHYHLQEENHWSVDLESIKRAANPKTKGLILISPHNPTGSVISSHQLGDLIEWANERGLPIITDEVFSEFYFGEGKFPRLISAGKPHLAFTLNGISKMFALPALKLGWIVVTGERRLAAEKVDWLETTADTFLSSHIPIQKGLPQLFKQGNDFLRIYRQMVSDRREAAVQMLRSIESVRFVPPQGGFYLMAEVKKGIGLSEEEFVIRLMKEEGIFVHPGYFYDYDHGIHFVISCLTEEERLQTGLEKVGRFLGNH is encoded by the coding sequence ATGGATTCTATCAATTCTATTGAAAAAACCTTCAGACAGCTCCAGACTGAGGGGCACGAGATCCTCCGTCTCTTCTCAGGAAATCCGAATGAACAGGGAATCCGGTTCCCACCAGAGATACTGCAGGAGATCTATCAGGATTATTTCAGATGCCAGGAGTATTCTCCTCATCCCAAAGGATTGCTCATAGCGCGGGAGGCGATCGCAGCCTACTATGCCGAACAGGGAGTTTCGGTCGACCCCGAAAATATCATCCTCACCTCGGGGACAAGTGAATCTTTCTTCTATCTCTTCTCCCTTTTGGCAAAACCGGGAGAAAATTTTTTAACCCCCAACCCCTCCTATCCCCTCTTTGACTGGATTGCCCATCTGACACACGTTGAACTCCGGCACTATCACCTGCAGGAGGAGAATCATTGGTCGGTTGATCTGGAATCGATCAAAAGAGCGGCTAATCCTAAAACAAAGGGTCTTATTCTCATTTCACCACACAACCCGACCGGCTCCGTTATCTCTTCTCATCAACTTGGTGATCTCATCGAATGGGCCAATGAAAGGGGACTTCCGATTATAACTGACGAGGTCTTCTCCGAATTCTATTTTGGAGAAGGAAAGTTTCCGCGGTTGATCTCTGCGGGGAAACCTCATCTTGCCTTCACCCTGAACGGCATTTCCAAGATGTTTGCGCTCCCTGCCCTCAAATTGGGCTGGATCGTTGTAACGGGAGAAAGACGACTCGCGGCAGAAAAAGTTGATTGGCTAGAGACGACGGCAGACACCTTTCTCTCCTCCCACATTCCAATTCAAAAAGGGCTCCCCCAACTTTTTAAACAGGGGAACGATTTCTTGCGGATCTACCGGCAGATGGTCTCCGATCGTCGGGAAGCGGCGGTACAGATGTTGCGATCGATCGAATCAGTCCGTTTTGTCCCCCCTCAGGGTGGTTTTTATCTCATGGCCGAGGTGAAGAAAGGGATTGGGCTTTCCGAAGAGGAATTCGTCATCCGGCTCATGAAGGAGGAGGGAATCTTTGTCCATCCGGGCTACTTCTACGACTATGATCATGGGATCCATTTTGTGATCTCCTGCCTCACAGAGGAAGAGAGACTCCAAACCGGGCTTGAAAAGGTCGGTCGGTTCCTGGGAAACCATTAA
- a CDS encoding GIY-YIG nuclease family protein, translating into MMHYVYILECCDSKSYVGCTSDLKSRLQLSLPIL; encoded by the coding sequence ATGATGCACTACGTCTACATTCTCGAATGTTGTGACTCTAAATCATACGTCGGTTGCACCTCTGACCTTAAGTCACGATTACAGCTCTCTCTGCCAATTTTGTAA
- a CDS encoding bifunctional methionine sulfoxide reductase B/A protein, with protein sequence MNIIRILALVLFISFIGGCHNMSETRRISRPDEATLKKQLSPLQYYVTQKEGTEPPFQNEYWNNKEDGIYVDVVTGEPLFSSEDKFDSGTGWPSFTKPIEASTLKTHEDNQFMMSRTEVRSKVGNSHLGHVFSDGPGPTGLRYCINSASLRFIPASKLEAEGYGQYLLLFKKLGRETATLAGGCFWGVEEIVRNLPGVVETSVGYTGGVFKNPTYRDVTTGETGHAEAVQVIYDPSKISYEELLRYFFRLHDPTTLNQQGHDRGTQYRSAIFYHSEEQRKIALKVFGEVDRSGKWKRALVTEIVPAAEFYPAEDYHQEYLQKNPGGYTCHYLRD encoded by the coding sequence ATGAATATCATCAGGATACTGGCTCTTGTTTTGTTCATCAGTTTTATAGGAGGATGTCACAACATGTCGGAGACGAGAAGAATTTCAAGGCCTGATGAGGCAACTTTAAAGAAACAGCTCTCTCCCCTCCAATACTATGTCACCCAGAAGGAAGGGACGGAGCCCCCGTTTCAAAATGAGTATTGGAACAACAAGGAGGACGGGATCTATGTCGATGTGGTCACGGGTGAGCCGCTGTTTAGTTCAGAGGACAAGTTTGATTCGGGGACAGGATGGCCCAGTTTCACAAAGCCGATTGAGGCATCGACACTTAAAACGCATGAAGACAACCAGTTCATGATGAGCCGGACGGAGGTAAGGTCCAAAGTGGGAAACTCCCACCTGGGCCATGTTTTCTCCGACGGTCCCGGTCCGACAGGACTTCGCTATTGTATCAATTCAGCCTCTCTTCGCTTCATTCCGGCAAGCAAGCTGGAGGCGGAGGGGTACGGCCAGTACCTGCTTCTCTTTAAAAAACTGGGTCGTGAGACCGCCACATTGGCGGGCGGCTGTTTTTGGGGTGTTGAAGAGATTGTCCGCAATCTTCCCGGTGTGGTGGAGACGTCTGTCGGCTATACAGGAGGTGTTTTTAAAAATCCGACCTATCGTGATGTGACGACGGGTGAAACCGGCCATGCCGAAGCGGTTCAGGTTATTTATGATCCTTCCAAAATCAGTTACGAGGAGCTCCTGAGATATTTTTTCAGATTGCACGACCCGACAACCTTAAACCAACAAGGACATGACAGGGGGACTCAGTATCGTTCGGCGATTTTCTATCACAGTGAAGAACAAAGAAAGATCGCTTTAAAAGTCTTTGGTGAAGTCGATCGCTCAGGGAAATGGAAAAGAGCTCTCGTGACCGAGATTGTCCCGGCCGCTGAATTTTATCCCGCTGAAGATTATCACCAGGAGTATCTCCAAAAAAATCCTGGCGGATATACCTGTCATTACCTGAGGGATTAA